Proteins encoded by one window of Erysipelothrix rhusiopathiae:
- the spx gene encoding transcriptional regulator Spx, giving the protein MIVLYSSPGCASCRKVRQWLKDRNLKFIEKNIFTSVLSEKEIKHLLMRSENGTEDIISKRSKVMQESQLDLEELSMSELITFIQRHPSVLKRPIIMNDKSFLVGYDEEEIDAFLPPELRSANRHSCDPTCPKYGSCSMAMKDDEK; this is encoded by the coding sequence ATGATTGTTCTTTATTCATCTCCTGGTTGTGCGTCGTGTCGAAAAGTTCGACAATGGCTTAAAGATCGGAATTTAAAATTTATTGAAAAAAACATATTTACATCGGTTCTTAGCGAAAAAGAAATTAAACATTTACTTATGCGAAGTGAAAACGGTACGGAAGATATTATCTCTAAACGTTCGAAAGTGATGCAAGAATCACAACTTGATTTAGAGGAATTATCGATGAGTGAATTAATTACATTTATTCAACGACATCCATCCGTTTTAAAACGTCCAATCATTATGAATGATAAATCATTCTTAGTGGGGTATGATGAAGAAGAAATCGATGCATTTCTACCGCCGGAATTACGTTCGGCAAACAGACATTCGTGTGATCCAACCTGTCCAAAGTATGGGTCATGCAGCATGGCAATGAAAGATGATGAAAAATGA
- the trpS gene encoding tryptophan--tRNA ligase, which translates to MKKRMISGIKPTGQLTLGNYIGALKPFVSSQDEYDLSVFIANLHCVTMPIDPKELETNLRDALAFYLACGLDPQKTDIFLQSDVPEIAQLGFLLSCVTPMGELNRQTQYKDKKDSGVSLSAGFYTYPTLMSADILIHGAELVPVGEDQKQHVELARDTAERFNNRFGETFKIPEPVIAKVGKRIMSLQDPSKKMSKSDREGDKGVIYLKEDTKKARKKIMSAVTDSIGVVQYDPEHQPGVANLLTIYASLKEISIDDAVKAFEGQQYGSFKKAVADVVCAELEAIQARYHECIESNTLNDVLAEGASRVRPQAQATLHDVQAKFGLDWKRD; encoded by the coding sequence ATGAAAAAAAGAATGATTAGTGGTATTAAACCAACAGGACAATTAACATTAGGAAACTATATTGGCGCGTTAAAGCCATTTGTATCTTCCCAAGATGAATACGATTTGAGTGTGTTTATTGCGAATCTACACTGCGTTACCATGCCTATTGATCCAAAAGAACTCGAGACAAATTTAAGAGATGCCTTAGCGTTTTATCTTGCATGTGGTCTTGATCCGCAAAAAACGGACATCTTTCTTCAAAGTGATGTTCCTGAGATTGCGCAACTTGGTTTCTTATTATCGTGTGTTACCCCAATGGGTGAATTAAACCGACAAACTCAATATAAAGATAAAAAAGACAGTGGTGTTTCCTTAAGTGCAGGATTTTATACGTATCCAACCTTAATGTCAGCCGATATTTTAATTCATGGCGCAGAACTTGTACCTGTTGGTGAAGATCAAAAACAACATGTTGAATTAGCACGTGATACAGCCGAACGCTTTAATAATCGATTTGGGGAAACGTTTAAAATTCCAGAACCGGTCATTGCGAAGGTTGGAAAACGCATTATGTCCTTACAAGATCCAAGCAAGAAAATGAGTAAATCCGATCGCGAAGGGGACAAAGGTGTCATTTATTTAAAAGAAGACACTAAAAAAGCACGTAAGAAAATTATGTCTGCAGTGACCGATAGTATTGGTGTTGTGCAATATGATCCAGAACACCAACCAGGGGTTGCGAACTTGTTGACGATCTATGCTTCATTGAAAGAAATCAGTATTGATGATGCCGTAAAAGCATTTGAAGGCCAACAATATGGAAGCTTCAAAAAGGCAGTCGCAGACGTTGTTTGCGCTGAATTAGAGGCGATTCAAGCACGTTATCACGAGTGCATTGAATCCAATACGCTTAATGATGTTTTAGCGGAAGGCGCATCCCGTGTTCGTCCTCAAGCTCAAGCGACATTGCATGATGTCCAAGCAAAATTTGGTCTTGATTGGAAACGCGACTAA
- a CDS encoding proline--tRNA ligase produces MKLSKSFFYTIREDVRDEDSTSGNLLVRAGYIKKSSSGVYMYMPLGLKVKNKIENIIREEMNAIDAQEMTMPTLIPEDVYVASGRRDIIGTSMFQLDDRFKKPFVLGPTHEELFAQAAQMKIRSYKDMPFSLYQFQTKFRDEARPRFGLIRVREFVMKDSYTFDADLESADKSYDAMFEAYKRIFDRVGLDYRIVRADTGIMGGLLSEEFQAVTDIGEDILVLGEETGYSSNLEVAENVYRIQSDEPFLSKEKVYTPNARTIEEVAEFLKQPVQKFVKTLIYRLDDQYVAVCVLGDRDVNETKLAKLYKATEVELADFEHVQKHTGASVGFAGPVGLEIDVVVDKMIEGLRNFTVGANENDHHFINVNHSDFEATHIIDVSNVKEGDPNPDGKGVLTFSKGIEVGNTFKLGTKYSKAMGLEYLDQNNKLQDVYMGSYGIGLGRTLAAVVEQNNDENGIVWPMNLAPFQVAIVVINNKNEEHMAFADDLYQELSQAGLEVILDDRKQRPGIKFNDMDLIGVPLRITVGRDVEHGEVELKERKSGNEQKIKREDILNVLKSYM; encoded by the coding sequence ATGAAATTAAGTAAAAGTTTCTTTTATACCATTAGGGAAGATGTTCGTGATGAAGATTCTACCAGTGGTAACCTACTCGTTCGAGCTGGGTATATTAAAAAAAGTTCTTCCGGGGTATATATGTATATGCCACTCGGTTTAAAAGTTAAAAATAAAATCGAAAATATTATCCGTGAAGAGATGAATGCCATCGATGCACAGGAAATGACCATGCCTACTTTGATTCCTGAAGATGTTTATGTAGCCTCAGGACGTCGTGATATTATTGGTACAAGCATGTTCCAATTGGATGACCGTTTTAAAAAACCATTTGTTTTAGGTCCTACGCATGAAGAGTTGTTTGCGCAAGCAGCACAAATGAAAATTCGTTCGTATAAAGATATGCCATTTAGCCTTTATCAATTTCAAACGAAATTTAGAGATGAAGCACGTCCTCGTTTTGGTTTAATTCGTGTTCGTGAGTTTGTGATGAAGGATTCCTATACCTTTGATGCTGATCTTGAATCTGCAGATAAGTCCTATGACGCAATGTTTGAAGCATACAAACGCATCTTTGATCGTGTTGGATTGGATTATCGTATTGTTCGTGCAGATACAGGTATTATGGGTGGATTGCTCTCTGAAGAGTTCCAAGCTGTTACTGATATCGGTGAAGACATCTTAGTGCTTGGCGAAGAGACTGGATATTCAAGTAACCTTGAAGTTGCGGAAAACGTATATCGTATTCAATCTGATGAACCATTCTTAAGTAAAGAAAAAGTCTACACACCAAATGCACGTACGATTGAAGAGGTTGCTGAGTTTTTAAAACAACCGGTTCAAAAATTTGTTAAAACATTAATTTATCGCTTGGATGATCAATATGTTGCAGTTTGTGTACTAGGTGATCGCGATGTAAACGAAACAAAACTTGCGAAATTATACAAAGCAACTGAAGTTGAACTCGCAGACTTTGAACACGTTCAAAAACATACAGGTGCTTCTGTTGGATTTGCAGGACCTGTAGGTCTTGAAATTGATGTTGTTGTTGATAAGATGATTGAAGGATTACGAAATTTCACAGTTGGTGCAAATGAAAATGACCACCACTTCATTAATGTGAATCATTCTGATTTTGAGGCAACACACATTATTGACGTATCAAATGTTAAAGAAGGCGATCCAAACCCAGATGGTAAAGGTGTGCTTACATTCTCAAAAGGGATTGAAGTTGGAAATACCTTTAAACTGGGTACAAAATACTCAAAAGCTATGGGTCTTGAATACTTAGATCAAAACAATAAACTTCAAGATGTATATATGGGTTCTTATGGGATTGGATTGGGTCGTACCCTTGCAGCTGTTGTTGAACAAAACAATGATGAAAATGGTATTGTATGGCCAATGAATCTTGCACCATTCCAAGTAGCAATCGTTGTTATCAATAATAAAAACGAAGAACACATGGCCTTTGCAGATGATCTCTATCAAGAATTAAGCCAAGCTGGACTTGAAGTAATTCTCGATGACCGTAAACAACGTCCTGGTATTAAGTTTAACGATATGGATCTAATTGGTGTTCCATTACGAATTACGGTAGGACGTGATGTGGAACACGGTGAAGTCGAACTTAAAGAACGTAAATCAGGTAATGAACAAAAAATTAAACGTGAAGACATTCTGAATGTCCTCAAATCTTATATGTAA
- a CDS encoding biosynthetic peptidoglycan transglycosylase codes for MRKLIRKLVLMIVTVALVVAGVIIFFGYKEYQLVIQKKPIDTVLIELKKDEAYTTIDEIPDIALKAMVATEDTRLFSRKSVMDVRAVLRAIVHNIQSRKLVEGGSTIPQQVSKNIYFDHDASFVRKVSEYFVTRDLLLTYTKEEILEMYLNIIYYGDGYTGIYHASMGYFDVLPTELNEGQATLLMGLPQSPSYYALSSNFKAAKARQRHVLNRLVDAQEITAERAEEIYLMDVYGGQ; via the coding sequence ATGAGAAAATTGATACGAAAGCTTGTATTAATGATTGTGACCGTTGCCTTGGTGGTTGCGGGGGTCATCATATTTTTCGGATACAAAGAGTATCAATTGGTAATTCAGAAAAAACCAATTGATACGGTTTTAATCGAATTAAAAAAAGATGAAGCATATACAACAATCGATGAAATTCCAGACATTGCCTTGAAAGCCATGGTGGCAACGGAAGATACCCGTTTGTTTAGCCGGAAATCGGTGATGGATGTACGTGCGGTTTTACGTGCGATTGTTCATAATATTCAAAGTCGTAAACTTGTGGAAGGGGGATCAACCATTCCCCAACAAGTTTCTAAAAATATATATTTTGATCACGACGCCTCTTTTGTGCGGAAAGTATCAGAATATTTTGTAACGCGTGACTTGCTTTTAACGTATACAAAAGAAGAAATTTTGGAGATGTATCTTAATATAATCTATTACGGTGATGGTTATACTGGGATTTATCATGCTAGCATGGGGTACTTTGACGTTCTTCCTACAGAACTGAATGAAGGCCAGGCTACCCTTTTAATGGGCTTGCCACAATCACCGTCGTATTACGCCTTAAGCTCAAATTTCAAGGCGGCTAAAGCACGGCAACGTCATGTATTAAATCGTTTGGTCGATGCCCAAGAAATTACAGCAGAACGTGCCGAAGAAATCTATTTAATGGATGTTTATGGAGGACAATGA
- a CDS encoding YneF family protein, with translation MLTLISTTGLSIVYFLLGGAVGALIAFFVTKKIFEKQLKENPPINEKMIRAMYMQMGRKPSEAQIRQIMKSMGQ, from the coding sequence ATGTTAACACTAATAAGTACAACAGGTTTATCAATTGTTTATTTTCTTTTAGGAGGAGCAGTTGGTGCTTTAATTGCTTTCTTTGTTACTAAGAAGATTTTTGAAAAACAATTAAAAGAAAACCCACCAATTAACGAAAAAATGATTCGTGCGATGTACATGCAAATGGGACGTAAACCGTCTGAAGCGCAAATTCGTCAAATCATGAAGTCGATGGGACAATAA